From a region of the Williamsia phyllosphaerae genome:
- a CDS encoding aminodeoxychorismate synthase component I produces the protein MASRVTDLGPGRSPSALLAALHERSVVAGVPGPAGFIGDWLGGDAAIIPSVDVRAGVRPPDDPTRFWVGYLAYPDRLAEAALPAVVGGVSPDVLTHEGGRWFHHDATGSSCPDWLRACVSGDLNPPPTRAWSTRWTTPPRAPHDAAIRSCLEAIAAGEVYQACVCTRFTGHLTGRPVDFFVAGVESMRPRKAAYVSGDWGAVASFSPETYLHVHDRTVTSSPIKGTVPSGADPTSLLSSVKDVAENVMIVDLVRNDLGRLAVPGSVTVPELLAVHPAPGVWHLVSTVAATLPDDVGNDALIEATFPPGSVTGTPKIRARTLLQGWETSARGVYCGAVGIATPDGDLDLNVAIRTVEITPDGTTALGVGGGITIDSDPDREWQECLDKAASIISMTSSAS, from the coding sequence ATGGCCTCCCGGGTCACCGATCTCGGACCCGGTCGATCGCCGAGCGCACTGCTCGCCGCGCTGCACGAGCGCAGCGTCGTCGCGGGCGTCCCCGGTCCCGCCGGGTTCATCGGCGACTGGCTGGGCGGCGATGCGGCGATCATCCCGTCGGTCGACGTGCGGGCCGGGGTCCGACCGCCGGACGACCCGACGCGATTCTGGGTGGGGTACCTCGCCTATCCGGATCGTCTGGCCGAGGCCGCGTTGCCCGCCGTCGTCGGTGGGGTCTCCCCGGACGTACTCACCCACGAGGGCGGACGGTGGTTTCACCACGACGCGACCGGCTCCTCGTGCCCGGACTGGTTGCGCGCGTGCGTGTCCGGTGATCTGAACCCACCCCCGACCCGAGCGTGGTCCACCCGCTGGACCACTCCCCCGCGTGCGCCCCACGACGCCGCGATCCGGTCGTGCCTCGAGGCCATCGCGGCGGGAGAGGTCTACCAGGCGTGCGTCTGTACCCGCTTCACCGGGCACCTCACGGGGCGGCCCGTCGACTTCTTCGTCGCAGGCGTCGAGTCGATGCGACCCCGGAAGGCCGCGTACGTCTCCGGCGACTGGGGCGCGGTCGCGTCGTTCTCCCCGGAGACCTACCTGCACGTCCACGACCGCACGGTCACCTCGAGCCCCATCAAGGGCACCGTGCCGTCGGGCGCGGATCCGACGTCGCTGCTGTCGTCGGTCAAGGACGTCGCCGAGAACGTGATGATCGTCGACCTCGTCCGCAACGACCTCGGCCGCCTCGCCGTACCCGGCAGCGTCACGGTGCCTGAACTGCTCGCCGTCCATCCGGCGCCGGGGGTGTGGCACCTGGTGTCGACGGTCGCGGCGACGCTGCCCGACGACGTCGGCAACGACGCGCTGATCGAGGCGACGTTCCCGCCGGGGTCGGTCACCGGCACGCCCAAGATCCGTGCGCGGACACTCCTGCAGGGATGGGAGACGTCGGCGCGTGGGGTCTACTGCGGCGCGGTCGGGATCGCGACACCCGACGGCGACCTCGACCTCAACGTCGCGATCCGCACGGTGGAGATCACCCCGGACGGGACTACGGCCCTCGGGGTCGGCGGCGGCATCACCATCGACTCCGACCCCGACCGCGAATGGCAGGAGTGCCTCGACAAGGCCGCCAGCATCATCTCGATGACGTCCTCGGCGTCCTGA